A window from Streptomyces sp. NBC_00271 encodes these proteins:
- a CDS encoding ScbA/BarX family gamma-butyrolactone biosynthesis protein, whose product MTLLTVHQDNHPTPATTATTTATGTATGPHPAAQTDPTMPRLTTTVPREYVHRSTLAEVFLTGCEQTGDTHYTLTAQWPRAHTFFTTPDGTHHHPLQAAETIRQTGLYLAHAELGIPLGHHFLMRNLHLTTHPQHLTIGPTPTDLTLTATYTPHHPHTKRPTDFTMHITITRNGHPTATGTGRFTCLTPTTYQRLRHPHTTTADTTTNSTATHHQPPNPPPTHYGRTLPHDIVLTPTPHPHTWQLTPNPHHPILFDHTTDHIPGMVLLEAAHQAATAHTHPTPTTHPNHPTTLHATFHHYTEHHTPTYITTHTNDDPDSSQTPTTHITAHQNNTTVFTAQLTTHTPVPQRTVSPR is encoded by the coding sequence ATGACCCTGCTCACCGTCCACCAGGACAACCACCCCACCCCCGCCACCACAGCAACGACCACGGCAACGGGAACGGCAACAGGCCCCCACCCAGCAGCACAAACAGACCCCACCATGCCCCGCCTCACCACCACCGTCCCCCGCGAATACGTCCACCGCTCCACCCTCGCCGAGGTCTTCCTCACCGGCTGCGAACAAACCGGCGACACCCACTACACCCTCACCGCCCAATGGCCCCGCGCCCACACCTTCTTCACCACCCCCGACGGCACCCACCACCACCCCCTCCAAGCCGCAGAAACCATCCGCCAAACCGGCCTCTACCTCGCCCACGCCGAACTCGGCATCCCCCTCGGCCACCACTTCCTCATGCGCAACCTCCACCTCACCACCCACCCCCAACACCTCACCATCGGCCCCACCCCCACCGACCTCACCCTCACCGCCACCTACACCCCCCACCACCCCCACACCAAACGCCCCACCGACTTCACCATGCACATCACCATCACCCGCAACGGCCACCCCACCGCCACCGGCACCGGCCGCTTCACCTGCCTCACCCCCACCACCTACCAACGCCTCCGCCACCCCCACACCACCACAGCAGACACCACCACCAACAGCACCGCCACCCACCACCAACCACCCAACCCCCCACCCACCCACTACGGACGCACCCTCCCCCACGACATCGTCCTCACCCCCACCCCCCACCCCCACACCTGGCAACTCACCCCCAACCCCCACCACCCCATCCTCTTCGACCACACCACCGACCACATCCCCGGCATGGTCCTCCTCGAAGCCGCCCACCAAGCCGCCACCGCCCACACCCACCCCACCCCCACCACCCACCCCAACCACCCCACCACCCTCCACGCCACCTTCCACCACTACACCGAACACCACACCCCCACCTACATCACCACCCACACCAACGACGACCCCGACAGCAGCCAAACCCCCACCACCCACATCACCGCACACCAAAACAACACCACCGTCTTCACCGCCCAACTCACCACCCACACACCCGTCCCCCAAAGGACCGTTTCACCCCGGTGA
- a CDS encoding B3/B4 domain-containing protein, giving the protein MTVFRLSPAVADAFPDTLVALVTATGLRSHESWPHTTAALEDLEQQLADGAWQPANENDPRIEAWHTAYRAFGTNPRRMRPSVDALGRRLAKKGALPRINPAVDSYNAVSVRHGLPAGAFDLDHVTGDVDIRHADGTETFTPLGEPDTTENPKPGEIIYADTTGVLTRHWNHRDAHRTRVTKDSTHVTFVLETLHATRDGDLLKVAAEELQGLLIPHAEQTAVHYLSPAHDQATA; this is encoded by the coding sequence ATGACCGTCTTCCGCCTCAGCCCCGCCGTCGCCGACGCCTTCCCCGACACCCTTGTCGCCCTGGTCACCGCGACCGGCCTGCGGAGCCATGAATCCTGGCCCCACACCACCGCCGCCTTGGAGGACCTGGAGCAGCAACTTGCCGACGGCGCCTGGCAGCCGGCCAACGAGAACGACCCCCGTATCGAGGCGTGGCACACCGCCTACCGCGCTTTCGGCACCAACCCCCGCCGCATGCGCCCCAGCGTCGACGCGCTCGGTCGCCGCCTCGCGAAGAAGGGGGCCCTGCCGCGTATCAATCCGGCCGTCGACTCCTACAACGCCGTCTCCGTCCGCCACGGCTTGCCCGCCGGCGCCTTCGACCTCGACCACGTCACCGGCGATGTCGACATCCGCCACGCAGACGGCACCGAGACCTTCACCCCGCTCGGCGAACCCGACACCACTGAGAACCCCAAGCCGGGCGAGATCATCTACGCCGACACCACCGGCGTCCTGACCCGCCACTGGAACCACCGCGACGCCCACCGCACCCGCGTCACCAAGGATTCCACCCACGTCACCTTCGTCCTCGAAACCCTCCACGCCACCCGTGACGGCGACCTTCTCAAGGTCGCAGCCGAGGAGTTGCAGGGCCTGCTCATCCCGCACGCCGAACAGACCGCCGTGCACTACCTCAGCCCGGCACACGACCAGGCCACCGCCTGA
- a CDS encoding FMN-binding negative transcriptional regulator, protein MFIQPWDTGLDEAEWQSWIAEGHDFGILSVNGLPSHPPVAVPTHFTSDGDHLLVHLARPNPAWKAIDHDPNVLLTVFGDYAFIPGPWRATAGTPPTDGVPTSYYTAVQFTCRAHIIDDPEAKAELLRRQLAHFQPDGDHAPVAVDQPPYGRMLPGIRGLRLEVTDVAAKFKYDDHKPVEHRTAVADHLTARGQGLDVPTALQQRRRLDRIGPWKP, encoded by the coding sequence ATGTTCATCCAGCCCTGGGACACCGGCCTGGACGAAGCCGAATGGCAGAGTTGGATCGCCGAAGGGCACGACTTCGGAATCCTGAGCGTCAACGGCCTGCCCAGCCACCCGCCCGTCGCCGTCCCCACCCACTTCACCAGCGACGGCGACCACCTCCTGGTCCACCTCGCCCGTCCCAACCCGGCCTGGAAGGCGATCGACCACGACCCGAACGTCCTGCTCACCGTCTTCGGCGACTACGCGTTCATCCCCGGCCCATGGCGCGCCACAGCCGGCACCCCGCCCACCGACGGCGTCCCCACCAGCTACTACACGGCCGTCCAGTTCACCTGCCGCGCCCACATCATCGACGACCCCGAGGCCAAGGCCGAGCTGCTGCGCCGCCAACTCGCCCACTTCCAGCCCGACGGCGACCACGCCCCCGTCGCCGTCGACCAGCCGCCCTACGGCCGGATGCTGCCCGGCATCCGCGGCCTGCGCCTCGAAGTCACGGACGTGGCGGCCAAGTTCAAGTACGACGACCACAAGCCCGTCGAGCACCGCACCGCCGTCGCCGACCACCTCACCGCGCGCGGCCAGGGCCTCGACGTGCCCACCGCCCTCCAGCAGCGCCGCCGCCTGGACCGCATCGGCCCCTGGAAGCCCTGA
- a CDS encoding EamA family transporter, whose protein sequence is MITLLLALGSSLAYGCADFFGGLGARKAHVLRTVMIAAPASLAVELLLWPFLGASFSTGALGWGAASGLASAAAFALLYRTLAIGPMNVLSPVTALVSAVLPVGVGLLEGEHLGAAGLVGLPLALVAVVLVSAGHGGGSARPSRTALLLAFGAGGAIALQLIFLHQAPSDSGVAPLIIGRAVSSAVTLAAAGLMYRKLGSERPAYAMSTAAGVLDSMANLLFLLAARSGDLTVVAVITALYPAGTLLLARSVLAERIRRGQLVGLGTAAVAVSLLALA, encoded by the coding sequence GTGATCACTCTGCTGCTGGCCCTGGGCAGCTCACTCGCCTACGGATGCGCCGATTTCTTCGGCGGCCTGGGGGCCCGTAAGGCTCATGTGCTTCGTACGGTGATGATCGCGGCCCCGGCCTCTCTCGCAGTGGAGCTGCTGCTGTGGCCGTTCCTCGGTGCCTCGTTCAGCACCGGCGCCCTCGGCTGGGGCGCCGCGTCCGGCCTCGCATCGGCCGCCGCATTCGCCCTGCTCTACCGCACCCTGGCGATAGGCCCGATGAACGTACTCTCGCCCGTCACCGCCCTCGTGTCCGCCGTGCTGCCCGTCGGCGTGGGCCTGCTGGAGGGCGAGCACCTGGGCGCTGCCGGGCTGGTGGGCCTGCCGCTCGCGCTGGTCGCGGTGGTCCTGGTCAGCGCCGGACATGGCGGCGGGTCGGCACGCCCGTCGCGCACCGCGCTGCTGTTGGCCTTCGGCGCGGGCGGTGCCATCGCCCTCCAGCTGATCTTCCTGCACCAGGCGCCCTCCGACAGCGGCGTGGCCCCGCTGATCATCGGCCGGGCTGTCTCCTCTGCCGTCACCCTGGCCGCGGCCGGCCTCATGTACCGCAAGCTCGGCTCCGAGCGCCCCGCGTATGCGATGTCGACAGCCGCCGGCGTGCTGGACTCCATGGCGAACCTGCTGTTCCTTCTCGCCGCCCGCAGCGGGGACCTCACCGTCGTCGCCGTGATCACCGCTCTCTACCCGGCCGGTACCCTCCTGCTCGCCCGCAGCGTGCTCGCGGAACGCATCCGTCGCGGCCAGCTCGTCGGGCTGGGCACCGCCGCCGTCGCCGTCAGCCTCCTCGCTCTCGCCTGA